The following proteins are co-located in the Chitinispirillum alkaliphilum genome:
- a CDS encoding ATP-dependent RNA helicase RhlB, protein MPVQKQTLHHALQGRDVLVQSQTGTGKTAAFLVSIFALLRSGKLKHSKAMIIAPTRELAVQIEKEALLLGHNLGLGICSFYGGVGYGRQQSFLSKGVDILIGTPGRILDFKKSKQIDFKEIGIFVIDEADRLFDMGFLGDIIEMLRSLPPCSERQTMLFSATLSREVRKIAREYMHEPTEIEIESERVTVDAITQELLHVSSSEKMNLLLGILKKEAPNNALIFTNMKDQARIVAQRLRHNGYMCEHLSGDLPQGKRSRIVEQVKNGKIRYLVATDVAARGIHIDNLELVINYDIPEHSENYVHRIGRTARAGKSGKAISLACEDYVHGLEPIEKLTNIKIPVNFADSDMYLEDTSAGINFKRNERNRKNNQNRNSSPSRNSNRNSSSSESRQAGAKFNSNRGNYRKQNGSDNSHASKSRNYKSGHKTANRAKNHSHPQANTSKQNSTASVLHKTPAPKKSSWFKRTAMKLLGK, encoded by the coding sequence ATGCCGGTACAGAAACAAACCCTCCATCATGCTCTTCAAGGCAGAGACGTACTGGTGCAATCACAGACCGGAACAGGCAAAACTGCAGCCTTTCTGGTATCGATTTTTGCACTCCTTCGCTCTGGAAAGCTTAAGCACAGTAAGGCGATGATAATCGCTCCGACGCGGGAGCTGGCGGTACAGATAGAAAAGGAAGCGTTGTTACTTGGCCATAATCTTGGATTGGGTATCTGCAGTTTCTATGGCGGAGTTGGATATGGGCGTCAGCAGAGTTTCCTCTCAAAAGGGGTTGACATACTAATAGGTACTCCGGGAAGGATTCTCGATTTTAAAAAGTCAAAGCAAATCGATTTTAAAGAGATCGGTATTTTTGTAATTGATGAAGCAGACAGACTCTTTGACATGGGTTTTCTGGGCGATATTATCGAGATGCTCAGGAGTCTTCCACCCTGCAGTGAACGGCAAACAATGCTCTTCAGTGCAACTCTCAGCCGTGAGGTAAGGAAAATTGCACGGGAATATATGCATGAGCCCACAGAAATAGAGATCGAATCGGAGCGAGTCACAGTTGATGCGATCACTCAGGAACTTTTGCATGTTTCGAGCAGCGAGAAGATGAACCTATTATTGGGTATTTTGAAAAAGGAAGCACCAAACAACGCCCTCATATTTACAAACATGAAAGATCAGGCCCGAATCGTTGCTCAAAGACTCCGTCACAACGGCTATATGTGTGAGCACCTCTCAGGTGATCTCCCCCAGGGTAAACGTTCACGCATTGTCGAGCAGGTTAAAAACGGAAAGATCCGTTACCTGGTTGCTACAGATGTAGCTGCACGCGGAATTCATATCGACAATCTTGAGCTTGTCATAAATTACGACATCCCAGAGCACAGCGAAAACTACGTCCATCGAATAGGTCGTACCGCAAGGGCAGGGAAAAGCGGAAAAGCAATTTCGCTTGCCTGTGAGGATTACGTACATGGGCTTGAGCCAATAGAGAAACTTACCAATATAAAAATACCGGTTAATTTCGCTGATTCTGATATGTATCTGGAAGATACGAGTGCAGGTATAAATTTCAAACGAAATGAACGCAATAGAAAAAACAATCAGAATAGAAACTCATCCCCATCAAGGAATTCCAACAGAAACTCCTCTAGTTCAGAGTCAAGGCAAGCGGGAGCTAAGTTTAACTCAAATCGGGGCAATTATCGCAAACAAAATGGTTCGGACAATTCACATGCCTCCAAAAGCAGAAATTACAAATCAGGACACAAAACAGCTAACCGGGCCAAGAATCACTCACACCCACAGGCAAACACTTCTAAACAAAACAGTACAGCCTCTGTTTTGCATAAAACTCCGGCTCCTAAAAAATCTTCATGGTTCAAAAGAACAGCGATGAAACTCTTGGGAAAATAA